A DNA window from Streptomyces bacillaris contains the following coding sequences:
- a CDS encoding non-ribosomal peptide synthetase produces the protein MVDRAAGGTAVTVTGGLTPSHGQERLWFLHQLDPLDAAYNIPLVLRLTGDLSVPALTAAFEGTVARHESLRTRFPDVDGRPVAVVDAPGPVVVETVDLRGRPGSAERLLAERTNGAFDLAGGPLLRITLLRTADDEHLLCLVLHHIVADGWSLNLLRTELATRYAAHLAGHPVELPEVLPYTEYARREREAVGGPEAETALAHWRERLADAPVLDLRPTVTQPVTEPGEGEGAAEGAAGTGGGAFHTRRIAGAGGAVDALARERRCTPFMVLLAAYQVLLHRWTRQDDFCVGVPAAGRGEPELEEVIGYFSTTLVLRAELAGEPTFGELLRRVRRSSLTAFAHDRVPFERLIDALGIERRLGSSPLFQTLLTVHTQDGTGGGEREFADLKCAEADGGHTASKVELMLDLRREGDDLFAVFGYRTDLFDAPWAARLARHFETLLRGALAAPDTPVSELELLAPAERDELLALGTGAPALPGDEAPVPVALARAVEQHAERTAVRAPEGELTYRELWDAAGALAVRLRAAGVRGGDTVGVCLPRGTAAVTALLAAWRAGAAYLPLDLDHPRPRLDFMIEDTAVRVVVAEPGAEETAWLGERVTVVAPPAGPALGDGPGGSGAGAGREGGPGDGGLGAGGLGGGVLGSGGFEGGGGSASCDPAWQAGPGDPAYVIHTSGSTGTPKGVVVPHRALAARIAWMRADYGITAADEVLQFASLSFDTHAEEVFPALTAGATLTVAGPGATLPDHLAAGRGDRITVLDLPTPYWHRLTDDLAAVAWPPGLRLLILGADQVQPTAVAAWRARFGDTVRLVNSYGPTETTIIATTAELGRADAVRRPPIGGPVGSTTLTVCDPAGRLMPYGAPGELLVGGAGVTLGYGGRPGATARAFVPDPFGPPGSRRYRTGDLVRWRPDGQLEFLGRIDDQVKVRGYRVEPGEVETALLALEGVGGAAVIVREDALVAYVVPASGAGPERAVPDEVAPGPADSGSAPGASGPGPAAPEAASVLSPAGVRAALGARLPAYLVPNSVVVLDALPLTPNGKLDRRALPAPDRRPDLGGGYVAPRTDAEELVAEVWAEVLGLDRVGALDDFFDLGGHSLLATRVLARIRAAAELVVPLRTLFVHRTAEAFALAVEELLLAEIEALTDEDAGRLLAAESAPQRNGTTTA, from the coding sequence GTGGTCGACAGAGCAGCAGGCGGAACCGCGGTCACGGTCACGGGGGGCCTCACGCCGAGCCATGGGCAGGAGAGGCTCTGGTTCCTCCACCAACTCGATCCCCTGGACGCCGCGTACAACATCCCGCTGGTGCTCCGGCTGACCGGAGACCTCTCCGTGCCCGCCCTGACCGCCGCGTTCGAGGGGACCGTCGCCCGGCACGAGTCCCTGCGCACCCGCTTCCCGGACGTGGACGGGCGGCCGGTCGCCGTCGTGGACGCGCCCGGGCCCGTGGTGGTGGAGACCGTCGACCTCCGCGGCCGCCCCGGGAGCGCGGAACGGCTGCTGGCCGAGCGGACGAACGGCGCCTTCGACCTCGCCGGGGGCCCGCTCCTGCGGATCACCCTGCTGCGGACCGCCGACGACGAGCACCTGCTCTGCCTGGTCCTCCACCACATCGTGGCGGACGGCTGGTCGCTGAACCTGCTTCGTACGGAGCTCGCCACCCGGTACGCCGCCCACCTGGCCGGTCACCCCGTCGAGCTGCCCGAGGTCCTGCCGTACACGGAGTACGCCCGGCGCGAGCGGGAGGCCGTGGGGGGCCCGGAGGCCGAGACGGCCCTCGCCCACTGGCGGGAGCGGCTCGCGGACGCCCCGGTGCTCGACCTGCGGCCCACCGTGACGCAGCCGGTGACGGAGCCGGGGGAGGGGGAGGGCGCGGCGGAGGGCGCGGCCGGGACCGGGGGCGGCGCGTTCCATACACGGCGGATCGCGGGGGCCGGTGGAGCCGTCGACGCGCTGGCCAGGGAGCGCCGGTGCACGCCCTTCATGGTGCTGCTCGCCGCCTACCAGGTGCTGCTGCACCGCTGGACCCGCCAGGACGACTTCTGCGTCGGCGTACCGGCGGCGGGCCGGGGCGAACCCGAACTGGAGGAGGTGATCGGCTACTTCTCCACCACGCTGGTGCTCCGCGCCGAACTGGCCGGTGAGCCCACCTTCGGTGAACTCCTGCGCCGGGTCCGCCGCTCCTCCCTGACCGCCTTCGCCCACGACCGGGTCCCCTTCGAGCGGCTCATCGACGCCCTCGGCATCGAACGCCGGCTCGGCTCCAGCCCGCTCTTCCAGACCCTGCTGACCGTCCACACCCAGGACGGGACCGGCGGCGGCGAGCGGGAGTTCGCGGACCTGAAGTGCGCCGAAGCGGACGGCGGCCACACGGCCAGCAAGGTCGAGCTGATGCTCGACCTGCGCCGCGAGGGCGACGACCTCTTCGCCGTGTTCGGCTACCGCACCGACCTCTTCGACGCCCCCTGGGCCGCCCGGCTCGCCCGCCACTTCGAGACCCTGCTGCGCGGCGCGCTCGCCGCCCCGGACACCCCGGTCTCCGAGCTGGAGCTGCTCGCCCCGGCGGAGCGCGACGAGCTGCTGGCCCTCGGCACCGGGGCCCCCGCGCTGCCGGGCGACGAGGCTCCGGTGCCGGTCGCGCTGGCCCGGGCGGTGGAGCAGCACGCGGAGCGGACGGCGGTGCGCGCCCCCGAGGGGGAGCTGACCTACCGGGAGCTGTGGGACGCTGCCGGGGCCCTCGCCGTACGGCTGCGGGCCGCCGGGGTGCGCGGCGGCGACACCGTCGGGGTCTGCCTGCCCCGCGGTACGGCGGCGGTCACCGCCCTGCTGGCCGCCTGGCGGGCCGGGGCGGCCTACCTGCCGCTCGACCTCGACCACCCGCGCCCGCGGCTGGATTTCATGATCGAGGACACCGCCGTACGCGTGGTGGTCGCGGAGCCCGGTGCGGAGGAGACCGCGTGGCTGGGGGAGCGCGTCACGGTGGTGGCGCCCCCGGCCGGTCCCGCCCTGGGCGATGGTCCCGGAGGGTCCGGCGCGGGTGCCGGGCGGGAAGGCGGCCCGGGGGACGGGGGCCTTGGGGCAGGCGGTCTCGGGGGCGGCGTCCTGGGGAGCGGGGGCTTCGAGGGCGGCGGTGGTTCCGCATCCTGCGATCCCGCCTGGCAGGCCGGGCCCGGTGACCCCGCGTACGTCATCCACACCTCCGGCTCCACCGGTACGCCCAAGGGCGTCGTCGTCCCGCACCGGGCCCTGGCCGCCCGGATCGCCTGGATGCGCGCGGACTACGGGATCACGGCGGCGGACGAGGTGCTCCAGTTCGCCTCGCTGAGCTTCGACACCCACGCCGAGGAGGTCTTCCCCGCGCTCACGGCCGGGGCCACGCTCACCGTCGCCGGGCCCGGCGCCACCCTGCCCGACCACCTCGCGGCCGGGCGCGGCGACCGGATCACCGTCCTGGACCTGCCCACCCCGTACTGGCACCGGCTCACCGACGATCTCGCCGCCGTCGCCTGGCCGCCCGGTCTGCGCCTGCTCATCCTCGGCGCCGACCAGGTCCAGCCCACCGCCGTCGCCGCCTGGCGGGCCCGCTTCGGGGACACCGTACGGCTGGTCAACTCCTACGGCCCCACCGAGACCACGATCATCGCCACCACGGCCGAGCTGGGCCGTGCCGACGCCGTACGCCGCCCGCCCATCGGCGGCCCGGTCGGCTCCACCACGCTGACCGTCTGCGACCCGGCGGGGCGGCTGATGCCGTACGGGGCCCCCGGCGAACTCCTCGTCGGCGGCGCGGGCGTGACCCTCGGCTACGGAGGTCGCCCCGGCGCCACCGCGCGCGCCTTCGTCCCCGACCCGTTCGGCCCGCCCGGCTCCCGCCGCTACCGCACCGGGGACCTGGTGCGCTGGCGGCCGGACGGGCAGCTGGAGTTCCTGGGCCGCATCGACGACCAGGTGAAGGTGCGCGGCTACCGGGTCGAGCCCGGTGAGGTGGAGACGGCCCTGCTGGCCCTGGAGGGGGTCGGCGGCGCGGCGGTGATCGTCCGGGAGGACGCGCTCGTCGCGTACGTGGTCCCGGCGTCGGGGGCGGGCCCGGAGCGGGCGGTTCCGGACGAGGTGGCCCCGGGCCCGGCGGACTCGGGCTCCGCTCCGGGCGCGTCGGGCCCCGGCCCGGCCGCCCCGGAGGCGGCTTCCGTGCTGTCGCCCGCCGGCGTGCGGGCCGCACTCGGGGCGCGGCTGCCCGCCTATCTGGTGCCCAACTCCGTGGTCGTCCTGGACGCCCTGCCCCTGACCCCGAACGGCAAGCTCGACCGCCGCGCCCTGCCCGCCCCCGACCGGCGGCCCGACCTGGGCGGCGGTTACGTGGCCCCGCGCACCGACGCCGAGGAGCTGGTGGCGGAGGTGTGGGCCGAGGTGCTGGGTCTGGACCGGGTCGGCGCGCTGGACGACTTCTTCGACCTCGGCGGCCACTCGCTCCTCGCCACCCGGGTGCTGGCCCGGATCCGGGCGGCGGCCGAGCTGGTGGTCCCCCTGCGCACGCTGTTCGTCCACCGCACCGCCGAGGCGTTCGCCCTCGCGGTGGAGGAGCTGCTGCTGGCCGAGATCGAAGCCCTGACCGACGAGGACGCCGGGCGCCTGCTCGCCGCCGAGTCCGCACCGCAGAGAAACGGAACGACGACGGCATGA